The following is a genomic window from Rutidosis leptorrhynchoides isolate AG116_Rl617_1_P2 chromosome 8, CSIRO_AGI_Rlap_v1, whole genome shotgun sequence.
TGTTTACTTGATCAAATGCGAATACCCTCATAATCAAGCTGTATAGTAACCTGACCCATTCATCAAAATTTAGGTCCATTGGGTCAATTATTTGGGTCCATTGGGTCTCGAGAAAAAGGGAATGAGTCCATTGTGGACCCATCTTTAGTCTTTTAATATATTAGAAGGTCACATAacttaaaaaaattagaaaaataataaaaaattattattatttatttttaaaaataataaaaaattaaaaaaacaattTATAAACACttaaaattttttataaaaaataatttttttattgaGAAAAATTCTTATAAGTAAAATGGGTCTCGACCCGACCCAAACCCGTTTGGACCTGACCCGTTCAACCCGTTTGAATTTTGAGACCCCTTCGACCCATGATCCGTTTTGACCCAAACCCATTTGGGTTTCTACCCACCCCGACCCTTTTGCCAGGCTTAGTATTTAGATACAACTCACTTTTGCCCTTTTTTTTTATCCTACAGTGAAACAACGATACAACTAACAAAACAGTAATAACCGCAAGCGCTTGCTGGATTAAAGAAAACCAGCGTACACATAAACTAACACAACATATTTTAAAACGTACATCTCAGCAACCTAACTTTCCTGCCATATTGCAGTGACAGGAGAACTGCAACTCTCAAGCACATCGGGACACATTACTACTTTAACCAAAACATCGAAGAAGCCAACCATTCGCTACCTCGGTAAGTCaccagaaaacaaaaaaaaaaaaaaaaatctttaacaATATCCCTTCAAAATTGTTATGTACTTAGATGGACCATGCAACAAAAAATGTAACCCTGCACGCCACGCTACTGACATGCTAGTGGGTGGTGGTGGTACTTTAAGCTCTAGCACACACATTACAAATGGTCTTATATTATAGCGCTATGCTAGTAAATAATATGATGCAAATTTGTCCTCTGCTTTTTGCACATGGACAATTTCATTGCTTGGTTATTTAATAATCAGCTAATTTGTTAAAATAAGCTGACCTTAAACACTCACAtaattatatttgattaatatagtttGTATGTATGAAATGTTCTTCAAATGGATCATCAACCCAGGACCAAAGTTCATTTGGAAAAAAACATCCCTTTTTCAAGAAATTAGGTAATCTAACTATCAATTAAGCTACCACTTGGGTATATAATTACATCAAAATCACATTTGATCATATGTCATCTGCCAAAAATGGCAAGGCTAATATTTATGTTTTTCACTCTTTTCGCCATCATAGGTTTTGCATCAAGATGTCAAGCCACAACGTACACAGTTGGCGACTCTTCCGGCTGGGACATAAGCACCGATGTTGACTCATGGGCTCAAGACAAACATTTTGTCGTTGGAGACATTCTTTGTCAGTATCTTTCCCCcctaaatacttacatatatagtTACATACTAAAATGAACTTTTGTTTGTGTCCAACTGACAAGGGGCGTAAACGAGCCAAGTTGAGCCCGAACTTAAAATTAATTTGGGGCATAAACGAGTTGAGCTGAGCTTGACGAAACTTGAGCTCGACTCATTTAAAATTTAAAAAGCTCGAGGTGGAGATCGGCTCGTTTAGAACTTAATATATTAAACTTGAGCTTGGTTTGTTTGATATTATACAACTCGTTTCTTTATAATAGTtataactagttatcgaaccctcgcttcgcgtcgggggttcgattttcaatgtattttattgcgtttagtaaaattattttgtagccaacgatgatgtcgttgaagcgcaactcgagtcgaactaaaaggtataacccgtgagagatttaaatgttattttaaattaacaatatatgtgcatctccgcgtttcgctatggaattgtctacttttaaaaatttaacgcaaaatcaacgtgtatgaaaagtgcccccaaatatttagcgttttttaaaaagcgtccgttttgcgtatagctagtgacattgtgttcctaaaattatttcgagtttaacgatggtgtcggaaaaatttaactcgtttcgagcgagaagatatgacccgttgaatatttgggtggagtttatttaagattttttatgaaaatggttatttgacactttaccctcctgtttggggggtcgatttgaatttttcaaaaaagtgtggggggcttggtaatatgaaatttagttaaaattaaaaaaagttgaaaagtcgaaaatgcccctaATTACTAACTTAAATTATTCTTTTTTTAATTTGAATCAAGTCTCACTCTCAATCTTAGACGTTTTCTCTTAataaattatttttatataatttatataatatataatataatattataaacatAACGTATATAAATGAAATGACACTTTAGGTTCGCGACTTTGTTCGAGCTCAATATAATAAATTTCGAGTTTGTTTACTAAAAGATCTTCAAAATACGTTCAAGTTTGGGTTCGAGCTCGTTTAAGCTTTACTCGAATCGAACTTTAAACGAGTCGAACTCGAGTAACTTGCGAGTAACTCAGTTCATTTACACCCCTACGATTAACGTTTTCGTGCTTTTGTAGCATTTCAATACTCTTCAAGTCATAGTGTGGAAGAAGTGAACCGTGATAGTTACGAGGGGTGCAACACGACCAAAGTACTACAATCGAGTAGTAATGGGAACACAACATTTGCTTTGACAAAACCCGGGGACATGTACTTCATATGTGGTAACAAACTACATTGTTATGCTGGAATGAAGCTTCACGTTGTTGTTGAAGGTAAGGCGGCAGAAGGACCTGCGGCAAGTGCGCCGGAAGCAGAGGCCGGTGGTGATTCTACTAGTACTACCACAACTACCGCCACCAACCCTTCTTCAAAACATAACAATCCTTCGTCAATTGTTCCTAATTCAGCCGTGTTTGCGACTTTTGGGTTTAAAGAGTTAACTATAGTGTCTTTTACTTGTCTTTTAATTTGGATTGCCTAAAAACTTTGTGTTGCATCGGGACTATTCAGTTTGTAATTCTTGTAATGTTTACGTCAAGTAACAAAAGTAACAAATagggttaaagtcaaaaataggctacaaacttacacaaatataccgatgtcgcccacaaactcatttccgtcctaccgtcgcctacaaactttcaaaaagtgtaccaatgtaaacaaaaactttcaaaaagtgtaccaatgtaaacaaaaatgacttgctaccggctaaaccGGTTAAAAATGATATCAAATCAACACGTGCCGTTTGTGGATTggatcttaattttttttttttaaataaataaaaaaaaattcaggtCAAATTTAGTATTTAAAAGGTCAAAAatataaaatgttgatattagcacattttttgaaagtttgtaggcgagtGGGACGGAAATGGATttttgggcgacatcggtacatttgtataagtttgtagcctatttttggctttaaccctaacAAATAATGATACACTAATTCAACCCCATTCTTGGCAACTGATCAGGGAatatgtttaattagtttaatttgtTTTGCAGTAAACAATTGGTTGAATGTTCACATATTAAAATGTTGATTAATGACTATATGTTTCTACTCGTAGTGCATTGGATATGATGTCCTTTCCTAATGGAGTGGGTTCGGCTTTTATCACTTTAATCCCGAAGATTTCTAATCCTATCGGGATTAAAGATTATAGGCCCATTTCTTTAATTGGTATGCAGTATAAAATTGTTGCTAAACTTTTAGCTAACCGTTTAGCTAATGTGATCGATAAGTTGATAAGCCCGGAACAATCGGCTTTTATTTCTGGAAGACAAATTTTAGATGGCCCGATGATGTTGAGCGAGATCATGAATTGGTATAAGAAACGGAAGAAAAAACTTATGatttttaaagttgattttgagaAGGCGTATGATACCGTTAATTGGAAATTTCTTGATCATATGTTAGAGTTGTTGGGGTTTGGTCAAAGATGGCGTGATTGGATAAATTTATGTCTTAATTCCTCTAGATCCTCGGTTCTTATTAACGGAAGTCCGACGAAGGAAttcattataaagaggggtttaagaCAAGGAGATCCTCTAAGTCCGTTTTTATTCATTATTGTCATGGAGGGTCTTCACTTACTCTTAAAAAAGGCTGTTGAATCGAACCTTATCAGTGGTACTCGGTTCGGAAACTATGATAATAATATATCACACTTAATTTATGCAGATGATGTGATCGTTACTACAGAGTGGAGTTCTTCAGATATGGAAAATATATTACGCGTCTTTCATATTTTTTATGCGGCTTCGGGTCTTAAACTAAATGTTGCTAAATCAAGTATTCATGGAGTTGGTGTTCAAGAGGAAGATATTATGTTTATGGCTAGGAGTGCAGGATGCTTGATAGGTAACAATCAATTTCATTATCTCGGCCTTCCCATGGGTTATAATATGAACATCATTAGTAATTGGAACACGCTTATAGACCGCTTCAAAAACCGGTTATCGTCTTGGAAATCTAATCTTTTATCCATAGGAGGTAGATTGCCATTGGTGAAATCGGTTTTAGGGAGCTTTGGAATTTATTTTTTGTCCATTTTTAGATGTCCGGAAGGTGTGTTAAAAAAGCTTGAATCGATTAGGAATTCTTTTTTTTGGGGTAGAAATGAGGACGACAAGAAAATAGTATGGATTAAGTGGTCTAATGTTATGGCTTCGTTGGAAAAAGGAGGGTTAAATGTGGGGAGTATTAAAGCTCTTAATATTGCTCTTTTACAAAAATGGAGATGGAGATTAAACACTTATCCTGATTGTTTATGGTCCTCTGTTATTGGGTCTATTCATGGAACAGATGGTGGTGTTTTGGATAACTCTTACAAAGGTAAGAGTATTTGGGTTAATATTATTTCTTCTATTCAAGATATGCATAAGAAAAATATTATCCCTTTAAATTCCTTACGTAGAAAAGTTGGTAATGGCAATTCGACTAAATTTTGGAAAGATCATTGGATTGGTGATGGTCCGTTGATGGTTAGGTATAATCGTCTTGCTCATTTGGACTCTAACATGGATTGTCTAGTGTGTGATCGTTATATAAATGGTGCTTGGATTTGGAATTGGTCTCGAAGTGGTTTGGGAAGCAGAAACGAAACCATGTTTAGCAACATGCTAGCGGAGTTGTCGTCTTTTTCGATTGGCCCTCAGCATGATACATGGTCATGGTCTTTATCTTCGGATGGTCTTTTTGCGGTTAATTCCACCAGGAAACATGTTGACAGTATTATGTTGCCTTCGATGTCTCCTGTTACAAATTGGTATAAACCTATTCCTTGAAAAGTTAATGTGTTGTTATGGCGTTTGGGCGTGGAAAGGTTACCAACACGTTTAAATTTATTGATGCGCGGTTTAGAGATTAATTCTATAACATGCCCAGTTTGTTCTCAGAATTTGGAGACTCGTGATCATATCTTCTTTGTATGTGAAGTGGCGTCGCAAATTTGGGTTAAGATTAGAAGATGGGTCGATTGCAACATGCCGGTTTTCAACTCATGGTCTGATTGGATTTTATGGTTCGAGCACTGGAGTGGTTCAGAAGAATGCAAGAACAAGGTAATTGCTATTGCTGCAGCGTGTTTCTGGTTCGTGTGGAAGCATAGGAATGATATTGTTTTCAACAATTTGATGGTGAAGAAATCCGAGATTTTTGATTCTATTTGTAATTTTTCTTACTTTTGGATTAGATATAGAGGAAAATGTAATATTTCTTGGGCCTCTTGGCTCATGAACCCTTTGTAATTGGTTGGTTGCGGCTTCTCTAGTTTCTTTCTAGAGAGTCGGTGTGTTTTTATAAAATTTtgaccgttaaaaaaaaaaattacacaagTCATAATTACACAAGTCATAACAAACAAAAAAATGTAAGTCATAACTAAGAAATATGTCTTTGTGATCATGATCCATTATAAATGGGCAAAACTTCTTAATGAATCTAATCATACGCAATGTAAATGTGAATACAAGCACTACAAAGTCAAACAATGAAAAATCTTTGACTTCTTTTGCTTTGAAAGTCAATCCATAGTTCTCATCTCCACTAGCTGAATTCGAGCATTAAACAGCCAGCTGTAGAAATTGATGATGTTGAGATCGGACAGTCTTTATCGTTAACAGAATAATGATCTGTAGATATTGTATTAACTGATGGAGTTGCACACAGAGGAGGAAAACTCATCATCATCTCTGTTTGGAGATAATTACAATAATCATGAAATGCATCTGGTGTCACATTTAATTGAAACCCCAATCCGAATAAGAAGTCAACTTCGAGTAGGTTGATCTCAGCCGTTGATATTCCTCCAACTTTAGCGTAGAAAGCATTATTGTAGCATCTGAGATTTCCAAACACAAAAAAACCATTTTAATTTTAATACATAAGTAGGAAACAATACAATTTGCTTTTTCCATCatcataatataataaataatctaAAGGAATCAACGGACTAATCGAATACCTCTAGGTTTaaactaaaaatcaattttttttttgaaaggcatcaAAACTTTTCATTACTAAAAATCATGCTCCGTAGTTGAAAATTTTGGTTAACTACAACATTAGGTTTACACTTTAAAGGGGACACACACTTTTATCTTAAACTGATATGGGACGAGGTGTTCCAAACTCATCCACTTAAACTAATGAAGTCTCCGTCACACCGAAAAATAATCAATAAGCAAGATCCATATCATAGAAGATGCACGAGTTACAGCCCGTCACACCTTGAAACATTATGGCTTTAATACTATATGTAACCCACATAAAGCTAAACAAATGGACTAAGTGGCAGAGGCGGATTAAAGTTCAAAACTCAAGGGGCCCCAAGTGGGCTAATTTTAAAGAAAGAATTACTTAGAATGTCTCTGTGTTTTACACCAGATTACGCAAGGCATTCACGCGTTTTTATTTTAACTTGGGTGGTCCCTATAATTTACGATTGCTACTTGAAAAGTTCCTGTTTCCAACGGACATCAAAAGACGTTAAAAAGGTCCGTTAAGTAAATATTTTGATGGTCTGTTACGCTAAAAGACGTTAATTTCTTTTATAAAAATTCTTTCAGTTTAGTGTTTCAGTTCTGCGTTTCGGTGTCTCGTTTCGTTTTCACTATCTAGTTCTGTGTTTTGATTTCGCATTTCAGTTTCACGTTTCGAATTCCGCGTTTCGATTTAGCGTTTCGATTTCGCGTTTCAGTTTCACATTTCAATTTCGTGTTTCAATTTCATGTTTCAATTTCGCGTTTCGGTTTCTGCATTTCGATATTCGCGTTCCAATTTCGTGAATTACTTGGGTCGATCCTGTAATTCACACCAGATTACGCAACGTCTCcctcagtggcggaacttgaacccgatcTAAGATAGGGCGAAACTAATGAAAGGagtaaacactaaaaaaaccttatttttagcACAATTGACAATAATTGGATGTTTATTTATGTAACATTCAACAATTGACAATTACTTTCATTGTCAATTGTTGAATGTTACTCCTAGGCATACATAAATAAACATCCAATTATTATCTTGACCAACAACAAAATCCTCCAATAAATTTGCTACTACAATCTAGCAtatatactttgttatttgttgcaaTAAAATGTATTATCAATTTATAATTACATTTGAGTATCTATTGTGTACAATTAATACATTCAACCTTAAAGACGAATATGTGAAAAGTACTTACATATCATCCATGAACTTGATCGAAGTAAGGACGCTAGTAACAAGCAACCGATGCACATTGAAAGAATTAATCGGCAAATAAGGCTGCTTCTTCACAAATCGATCTAGATAAACATACGCCACAATATAACAAGAAGGACTACAATTTGCATATCTATAAATCCGTTCTAAGTAACTCTGAATACTTATATTGGGACGAATCAAGCCATAGAATATCGATAACTTCTGTGTGTTTAACCGATTGTTGAGATCATTTGTTTCTGCAACTCGTTGAAGAAGAGAAGATAACAAGTTTATGAGCTTGGGCATGAGTTGATCTGCCATTGATGATTAAAATTTAGAAACACACACTACACCAAGGAAGTGTGTGTGTGGTTATATACACTATGAACGTGACATTAGATATGTGTTGTGTGTGAGCTGTGACTAATTTTATttttggaaaattcatgacatgcaTGTCTTAAGCTACAGGTAAGACTTAGCTTGCTTTCGACTCTTGTAATTATCCTATTACGAGTAttattttctatttttttaattttaaaagataagaataaaaatgtatatacacaTCTCTTTACTCCAACAATCACAGTACTTGAAATCTTATAAATATAtccggttttttttttttatatttattataaataaataattaatatttatgcttaattttttttttttttttaaaggcaaggttagttgttagttgttagactcgaacctggtttactctcgaatccatgaaacatggataccaatgaagcaaggcCTCATTGGCATTTATGCTTAATTTTAGACATTTTATCAGCTTTTAAGCTAGTCTAATGACATTTTTCTTATGTACCGATGTCATTTTAATCGTAATTATTAAACATTTTATACACATTAAGATATATCTAattaagacaaaatttctttatgtTTTAACATTTACATTTAGTACCTGTTAATTCGATTTAATACAATCTGATCTGACAATACACTTTTTGCATAGATCACAAGAATGTTTGTAAAAtcacttgtaaaacattgattaTTGTTATCTAATAAAAAAATACTAAATTAATTTTATGAACTCAATTAGAAATTAGTTGATTTTGTGAGTTTTTTTTTTTCACGGATTGGGCTACTTTTTCAAGGTTAGTGGAAACTTTATGTTTAAAATATCGTTTCAATCCGTCATTTATTTGGTAATTTGAAGGAGCATGAATTATCCATTTTTACCTTTCTTTGAGGATTCCATCGTTAGATGCACATGGTATAAGTTAATGTCACACACACAAAATTTTGGTTCCGTGCAATGGTCCATGAAGAGGCGGTAGTACTTGTGATATTTTGGCAAAATTAAAAAATAATTATAGCTTCTCCAATCCTTAGGAAGTAGTTCCTCCAAAATCAaattttttctttttataattGAATTCATACCTCTAGTGAAAGAAGTATGAGTAAatctattttattttaattttttttgttaaaaaaacTTAAAATTTTCAATATCTTACAAAATATTGAAGCTAGatttgtgctttagaattttagatCGGACTCGTAGAGTCCTAGTCATAGGAGAGCATATTCTCGATAAAACATATATAAGAATAGAAGTGTATAGTTGTTTGTTAGCCTCAAAACCATGGTGTCAGTTTGTCATTTGTCTGTCACATTCAATCAGATATTTTCAAATTGGAATATACAATGTTTCTCAACTTACTTAACTCTACAATTTAATTCAATATAGATTTAAAATGTGAATGTGAACTAGAAATATAAATCAACTTTTTTTGAAACACTTCGGGATTATTCAAGAAGACTAAACCACTCATGCGTTAATATTAGAGGATTATGTTAGGCCCAAGTCCAATATGTATTATGGATTTAGGGTCCATTAGAGTTTCATTAGGTTTAGGTCGTGTACTCTATAAATATGTTAtactattatcaataatatttaCGGGATTTCATTCTATAACATGGTATCGTTGACAAATTTATGTTTGCAGCATTGAAGAATACTGTTATCGTCGACAAAAGTAGCATATCAAAGCGGTACTTGATCCTTACGCACAACAAGCCACAACGTAAAAGAATAAAATAACGTTACAAAAAAAAGAGAAGCCGTCAAGAAATCTACAACTCTATCAATGAGTATCAGACTATTCGATGCAACAAATAAAAAAATAGAgtttattttatttctttaatttaatatttagtgttttgttccagtccgaactttcgcgatttcgccgttcGGACTGCAATATGTATTATGGGCTTAGAGCCCATTAGAATTTCATTAGTTTTAGGTTGTGTACTCTATAAATATGTTCtactattatcaataatatttaCGGGATTTCATTCTATAACAGGTAAAAAACCCTCCTTCATTGCCCCCGCAACACGATGTGCAGAAGACACTCTTGGAGTTCATAGATTAGTGTGCAACCTTGTATGCACTACCATATGAGCTACAATACAAAGTTTATCACAGCTAAAGACAATCAAATAGTTATGAACCTATCGATAACATATAACAAAGTATATTGGGCTGGTAAGAAGAGACATCGAGGTGGTACAGTAAAAAATAAGATGGTTAAAGCGGATTCCAATGGCCAATAATTTCTATTGTAACGTTTTGTTATTAGCTTTTTTTAAATATGTTTTATGTTTTGAAAACTTAGTTTTGTTTCTTTAGATTGTTGAGTGGCATAGTTTTGTTTTGTTGAGTTTGTtcgtgaaatgtctcgttcttattgattaaaaacgttccatattaattgatttcgttgcgaggttttgacctctatatgagacgtttttcaaagactgcattcatttttaaaacaaaccataacctttatttcataaataaaggtttaaaaagctttacgtagattatcaaataatgataatctaaaatatcctgtttacacacgaccattacataatggtttacaatacaaatatgttacatcgaaatcagtttcttgaatgcagtttttacacaatatcatacaaacatggactccaaatcttgtccttattttagtatgcaacagcggaagctcttaatattcacctgagaataaacatgctttaaacgtcaacaaaaatgttggtgagttataggtttaacctatatatatcaaatcgtaacaatagaccacaagatttcatatttcaatacacatcccatacatagaaataaaaatcattcatatggtgaacacctggtaaccgacattaacaagatgcatatataagaatatacccatcattccgggacaccctttggatatgatataaatttcgaagtactaaagcatccggtactttggatgtggtttgttaggcccaatagatctatctttaggattcgcgtcaattagggtgtctgttccctaattcttagattaccagacttaataaaaaggggcttattcgatttcgataaatcaaccatagaatgtagtttcacgtacttgtgtctactttgtaaatcatttataaaacttgcatgtattctcatcccaaaaatattagattttaaaagtgggactataactcactttcacagattttttacttcgtcgggaagtaagacttggccactggttgattcacgaacctataacaatatatacatatatatcaaagtatgttcaaaatatatttacaacacttttaatatattttgatgttttaagtttattaagtcagctgtcctcgttattaacctacaactagttgtccacagttagatgtacagaaataaatcgataaatattatcttgaatcaatccacgacccagt
Proteins encoded in this region:
- the LOC139863178 gene encoding stellacyanin-like, producing the protein MARLIFMFFTLFAIIGFASRCQATTYTVGDSSGWDISTDVDSWAQDKHFVVGDILSFQYSSSHSVEEVNRDSYEGCNTTKVLQSSSNGNTTFALTKPGDMYFICGNKLHCYAGMKLHVVVEGKAAEGPAASAPEAEAGGDSTSTTTTTATNPSSKHNNPSSIVPNSAVFATFGFKELTIVSFTCLLIWIA